In the Deltaproteobacteria bacterium GWA2_45_12 genome, one interval contains:
- the livG gene encoding high-affinity branched-chain amino acid ABC transporter ATP-binding protein LivG (Part of the ABC transporter complexes LivFGHMJ and LivFGHMK involved in the high-affinity transport of branched-chain amino acids; LivFGHMK is specific for the transport of leucine, while LivFGHMJ is a transporter for leucine, isoleucine, and valine), with amino-acid sequence MLSIQNISLSFGGIKAIQNFSAHLAQGELLGIIGPNGAGKTTLFNILTGVYDSDLGDVVFNGEKIQGLAPHAINRLGLARTFQNIRLFPSLTVIEHVLSGFLQHMKTHWIEVVVRSFSSHREENELEEKACELLRLFGLWEKRNEMAVNLAYGEQRKLEIVRALATSPQILLLDEPAAGMNQTEKKHLVELIRRVNKEYHLAILLIEHDMNVVMNLCPRIIVLDYGEKLAEGTPLEIRSNPKVIEAYLGESV; translated from the coding sequence ATGTTATCCATCCAAAACATTTCCCTTTCCTTCGGGGGTATCAAAGCCATCCAGAATTTTTCGGCCCATTTGGCCCAAGGCGAATTATTGGGTATTATCGGGCCCAATGGCGCGGGCAAGACGACCCTATTTAATATTTTAACCGGTGTTTATGATTCTGATTTGGGGGATGTGGTTTTTAACGGAGAAAAAATACAGGGCTTGGCCCCCCATGCCATCAATCGTTTGGGCTTGGCGCGCACGTTTCAAAACATCCGTCTTTTCCCCAGCCTTACGGTCATAGAACATGTGCTTTCGGGCTTCTTACAACACATGAAAACCCATTGGATTGAAGTTGTGGTGCGATCATTTTCATCACACAGGGAAGAAAATGAATTGGAAGAAAAAGCCTGTGAACTCTTGCGCCTGTTTGGGCTTTGGGAAAAAAGAAATGAGATGGCAGTTAATCTTGCTTATGGCGAACAACGCAAACTTGAAATTGTCAGGGCCCTGGCGACCTCCCCCCAAATTCTTTTACTGGATGAACCCGCGGCGGGGATGAACCAGACCGAAAAAAAACATTTAGTCGAACTGATACGCCGGGTGAACAAGGAATATCACTTGGCCATTTTGCTTATCGAGCACGACATGAATGTGGTGATGAACCTATGCCCGCGTATCATTGTTTTGGATTACGGGGAAAAACTGGCGGAAGGCACCCCCCTTGAGATTCGCAGCAATCCCAAAGTGATTGAAGCGTATTTGGGGGAGAGTGTTTGA
- a CDS encoding ABC transporter permease yields MSEFLQQLINGLSWGAIYALIALGYTMVYGVLRLINFAHGDIYMMGAMVGYFVARLFSAQASWLHFFVVLFLSMMACGFLGGFIERVAYRPLRKAPRLSLLITAIGVSLFLEYGGQLVFGADPKFFPQLISNQPLFSWDGVVINNIQFLILTVSFGLMILLRFFVLKTKMGKAMRAVSFSPLASSLVGINVNRVISWTFVLGSSLAGAAGVLVSLSNPKIEPLMGVMVGLKAFVAAVLGGIGNIPGALLGGLVMGISETMVVGYLSSTYRDAIAFVILILVLLLKPAGLLGKAIKEKV; encoded by the coding sequence ATGTCCGAATTCCTTCAACAACTCATCAACGGACTTTCGTGGGGGGCCATTTATGCCCTTATTGCCCTTGGCTACACCATGGTGTACGGGGTTTTGCGCCTGATCAATTTCGCCCATGGCGATATTTACATGATGGGAGCCATGGTGGGCTATTTTGTTGCCCGTCTTTTTTCTGCGCAAGCCTCCTGGCTGCATTTTTTTGTCGTCTTATTTTTATCCATGATGGCCTGTGGTTTTTTGGGGGGATTTATTGAACGGGTGGCGTACCGGCCTTTAAGAAAGGCCCCCCGCTTATCCCTGTTAATTACCGCCATTGGTGTTTCTTTGTTTCTGGAATATGGGGGACAACTGGTTTTTGGGGCCGATCCCAAATTTTTTCCGCAACTTATTTCCAATCAGCCGCTTTTTTCCTGGGATGGTGTTGTCATAAATAATATTCAATTTCTAATCTTGACCGTCAGTTTTGGCTTGATGATTCTTTTACGTTTTTTTGTTTTGAAAACGAAGATGGGCAAGGCTATGCGTGCTGTTTCCTTTTCTCCCCTGGCTTCTTCCCTTGTTGGAATTAACGTCAACCGGGTCATTTCGTGGACTTTTGTTTTGGGCTCAAGCCTTGCCGGAGCTGCGGGAGTGCTTGTCAGCTTGTCCAACCCAAAAATTGAACCGCTAATGGGTGTGATGGTGGGGTTAAAAGCCTTTGTAGCCGCGGTTTTGGGAGGGATTGGCAATATTCCAGGAGCTCTCTTGGGCGGCTTGGTCATGGGAATTAGTGAAACCATGGTGGTGGGGTATCTTTCATCGACTTATCGCGATGCCATTGCCTTTGTAATCCTGATTTTGGTGCTTCTTTTAAAGCCGGCGGGGTTGTTGGGGAAGGCGATAAAAGAAAAGGTGTAG
- a CDS encoding ethanolamine utilization protein EutJ yields the protein MKKIFLFLFFLLSCQNNQNVFLVGEFGSLTGDTATFGRSTHDGVMMALEEVNAQGGLLGKQVKVITEDDMSKPEEAKTAVLKLIKRNKVKAIIGEVASSRSLAAAPEAQKAKVPMISPASTNPGVTQVGDYIFRACFIDSFQGEAMAKFAFNKLAIRKVAIFKDIKNDYSVGLAQFFEKTFRSLGGEVVSAESYSEGDIEFRAQLTNMKTKNPEALFIPGYYTEVGLISRQARELGLNVPLLGGDGWDSPKTIEIGGVAMNGSYFSNHYSLEDPSPIVRNFIEKYKQKHGIIPDAMAVLGYDAAHILFDAIKRAGDEAPEKIREALARTKNFQGVSGTISMDENRNAIKKLVVMKIDNGAIVFQDVVNP from the coding sequence ATGAAAAAAATATTTCTTTTTCTTTTCTTCCTTCTTTCCTGTCAAAACAATCAAAATGTTTTCCTTGTGGGTGAGTTTGGCAGCCTTACCGGCGATACCGCCACATTTGGCCGCTCTACGCACGATGGCGTGATGATGGCGCTAGAAGAAGTCAATGCCCAAGGGGGATTGTTGGGGAAACAGGTAAAGGTGATTACCGAAGACGACATGAGTAAACCGGAAGAAGCCAAAACAGCGGTACTCAAGTTGATCAAACGGAATAAAGTAAAAGCCATCATCGGCGAAGTGGCTTCCTCTCGCAGCTTGGCTGCAGCCCCTGAAGCGCAAAAGGCCAAGGTGCCCATGATATCGCCTGCTTCAACCAACCCAGGAGTGACACAAGTCGGGGACTATATTTTCCGTGCCTGCTTTATTGATTCGTTCCAGGGCGAAGCCATGGCCAAGTTTGCTTTCAATAAACTGGCGATTCGCAAAGTGGCTATTTTTAAAGACATCAAAAATGATTATTCGGTGGGGTTGGCCCAGTTCTTTGAAAAAACTTTCCGGTCTTTGGGGGGAGAGGTTGTTTCTGCTGAATCTTATTCCGAAGGCGATATTGAATTCAGGGCCCAGCTCACCAACATGAAAACAAAAAATCCAGAGGCTCTTTTCATTCCTGGTTATTACACTGAGGTGGGGCTTATTTCCCGTCAGGCGCGCGAGTTGGGTTTGAATGTACCACTTTTGGGTGGGGATGGATGGGATTCCCCTAAAACCATTGAAATTGGTGGGGTGGCCATGAACGGCTCTTATTTCAGCAACCATTATTCGTTGGAAGATCCTTCGCCCATTGTTCGGAATTTCATTGAAAAATACAAACAAAAGCACGGCATCATCCCCGATGCCATGGCGGTGTTGGGTTATGATGCGGCCCACATCTTGTTTGATGCCATTAAACGGGCAGGGGATGAAGCTCCGGAAAAAATTCGGGAGGCGTTGGCCCGGACCAAAAATTTTCAGGGTGTTTCCGGTACAATTTCCATGGATGAAAACCGCAACGCCATTAAAAAACTGGTCGTCATGAAAATTGACAACGGTGCCATCGTTTTTCAGGATGTAGTGAATCCGTAA